In one Anoxybacillus amylolyticus genomic region, the following are encoded:
- the thpR gene encoding RNA 2',3'-cyclic phosphodiesterase, with protein sequence MKKTHYFLAVPITDEIKQKIANWCEKAAPRFPFRTWVHKDDYHLTLVFLGAVSAQQLQAVKEKMAAICNNYSPFSITLKGIGTFGVPSSPRILWQGIERTELLWSLRHDIYEACRTLGFSLDPRPFAPHMTLARKWQGEKPFAFMELPDVVEGHVLVHEVVLYQTHLDRVPKYEAIASFPLRHRWEENNLRGHESWGN encoded by the coding sequence ATGAAGAAAACGCATTATTTTCTTGCGGTTCCAATTACCGATGAAATCAAGCAGAAGATTGCTAATTGGTGTGAGAAAGCAGCTCCGCGTTTTCCATTTCGGACGTGGGTGCACAAAGACGATTACCACCTTACGCTCGTTTTTTTAGGTGCGGTTTCTGCCCAACAATTGCAGGCGGTAAAGGAGAAAATGGCGGCCATTTGTAACAACTATTCGCCGTTTTCCATAACTTTAAAAGGAATAGGGACATTCGGAGTCCCGTCATCTCCGCGTATTTTATGGCAAGGAATTGAGCGAACAGAACTGTTATGGTCGCTTCGACACGACATATATGAGGCGTGCCGAACGCTTGGATTTTCGTTAGACCCTCGTCCGTTTGCACCGCATATGACGCTTGCCCGCAAATGGCAAGGAGAGAAGCCGTTTGCATTCATGGAGTTGCCAGATGTAGTAGAGGGCCATGTTTTGGTGCACGAAGTTGTCCTTTACCAAACACATCTTGACCGGGTGCCAAAATATGAGGCAATCGCTTCGTTTCCACTTCGTCATCGGTGGGAAGAAAATAATCTCAGGGGGCACGAATCGTGGGGCAATTAA
- a CDS encoding MFS transporter, which yields MEIIIRRGATPLNIIFPLFYFFTFFGFGSLFPLLSVYLKNEVGLSGTQIGTVMSISPIVMIFVQPLWGMISDYTRKPVPVLATALVGTAVSGLVYASMQQYAWIVAAAALLSFMQSAIVPLSDSITLSYVQKTKGNYGSVRLWGAIGFAVSVLVGGWLSETFSLSIIFPVFSFVLLFSATLAWKLPRESQPMRVEMKQGIKQLFHIPAFVLFLVVTFLVFGPIYANNFYFGVFVKEIGGTLTGVGLAFLLAAGSEAPFMRVADSLLRRYGMLPILAFAATISGFRWLFYYFEPSLWLVYATTVAQGFSVGLFIPAALQYVRDISPSEVRVTAVSLYSAVGNGVGSWFCTFIGGYILEHSHIGTVYLFFSMLTFGGLAILLVLMMIHRKKAYNRT from the coding sequence ATGGAAATTATCATACGCCGCGGTGCAACACCGCTCAACATAATTTTTCCGCTCTTTTACTTTTTTACGTTTTTTGGTTTTGGTTCACTTTTTCCACTTTTGTCGGTATATTTAAAAAATGAGGTAGGGTTGTCTGGAACGCAAATTGGCACCGTTATGTCGATTAGTCCCATTGTGATGATTTTTGTTCAGCCGCTCTGGGGGATGATTAGTGATTATACGAGAAAGCCTGTGCCAGTATTGGCTACAGCGCTTGTTGGAACAGCGGTTTCGGGGTTAGTTTATGCTTCGATGCAGCAATATGCATGGATTGTTGCGGCTGCTGCGTTGCTGTCATTTATGCAAAGCGCTATTGTTCCGCTGTCGGATAGTATTACGTTAAGCTATGTGCAAAAAACAAAAGGAAATTACGGTTCCGTTCGATTGTGGGGAGCGATTGGATTTGCCGTATCTGTACTCGTCGGCGGTTGGCTGTCAGAAACATTTTCGCTTTCTATTATTTTTCCTGTATTTTCATTTGTTTTATTATTTTCTGCAACGCTTGCATGGAAGTTACCGCGGGAAAGCCAGCCAATGCGCGTTGAAATGAAACAAGGCATAAAGCAGCTATTTCATATTCCTGCGTTCGTCTTATTTTTAGTCGTGACCTTTCTTGTGTTTGGTCCGATTTATGCAAACAATTTTTATTTTGGCGTTTTTGTCAAAGAAATCGGTGGGACGTTGACCGGTGTTGGTCTTGCTTTTTTGCTAGCAGCAGGAAGTGAAGCGCCGTTTATGCGAGTGGCGGATAGCTTGCTTCGCCGCTACGGAATGCTTCCAATTTTAGCATTTGCTGCAACGATTTCAGGTTTTCGTTGGCTGTTTTACTATTTTGAGCCGTCGCTTTGGCTTGTTTATGCGACAACAGTGGCGCAAGGGTTTTCGGTCGGATTATTCATCCCAGCTGCGTTGCAATATGTTCGGGACATTTCTCCGAGTGAGGTGCGCGTAACGGCTGTTTCGCTTTACTCTGCAGTTGGTAACGGTGTCGGGAGCTGGTTTTGCACATTTATCGGTGGCTATATTTTAGAACATAGCCACATCGGTACAGTGTACTTATTTTTCAGCATGTTAACGTTCGGTGGGTTAGCGATTTTATTGGTGTTAATGATGATACATCGGAAAAAAGCATACAATAGGACATAA
- the pepV gene encoding dipeptidase PepV translates to MMIHWMEEVMKRKEALLRDTRQLLQIPSVLDETSATEKAPFGKGIDEALQFLLKKGHDEGFSVKNVDGFAGHIEMGSGEEVIGVLCHIDVVPPGDGWTSDPFAAEIRDGKIYARGAIDDKGPTMAAFYAMKIVKELGLPLSKRVRMIIGTDEESDWRCVEHYFAREEMPSMGFAPDADFPIIYAEKGIADLTLQQTKISEAGHGELVLESFHSGRRYNMVPDAAEVKLGGTHDRLIEVEQQFHRFLAENNINGKSVVQEGTLTLQIEGVSAHAMEPEHGKNAGLYAAHFLATVPLNANAQSFVQLLERFYGDSRGKNIGVAYRDDITGDLTVNVGIMSYTKENGGTIGLNLRIPVTKDVEDTKQTMEMVATQHGFSMNQFSYSKPHHVDQNHPLIQTLKRVYEEQIGERAELLSIGGGTYARSLQAGVAFGPLFPGRPDVAHQKDEYIIIDDLLKATAIYAQAIYELAK, encoded by the coding sequence ATGATGATCCATTGGATGGAAGAAGTGATGAAGCGAAAAGAAGCGTTGCTTCGCGATACAAGACAATTGCTGCAAATTCCAAGTGTCCTTGACGAAACGAGTGCAACGGAAAAAGCGCCGTTTGGGAAAGGAATTGATGAGGCGTTACAATTTTTATTGAAAAAAGGACATGACGAAGGATTTAGCGTCAAAAACGTTGACGGTTTTGCAGGGCATATCGAAATGGGAAGCGGAGAGGAAGTAATTGGCGTTTTATGTCATATAGATGTCGTTCCTCCTGGAGATGGATGGACGAGCGATCCGTTTGCTGCAGAAATACGTGACGGAAAAATATATGCGCGTGGGGCGATTGATGATAAAGGCCCGACAATGGCGGCGTTTTACGCAATGAAAATCGTGAAAGAACTTGGATTGCCGCTAAGTAAACGAGTGCGCATGATTATTGGGACGGATGAAGAAAGCGACTGGCGCTGTGTGGAGCATTATTTTGCGCGCGAAGAAATGCCATCGATGGGTTTTGCACCAGATGCTGATTTTCCGATTATTTATGCGGAAAAAGGAATTGCCGATCTTACTTTACAACAAACAAAAATTAGCGAAGCCGGCCATGGTGAACTCGTGCTCGAGTCGTTTCACTCCGGGCGCCGATATAATATGGTTCCAGATGCAGCAGAAGTGAAATTAGGTGGGACGCATGACCGGTTAATAGAAGTCGAACAGCAATTTCACCGCTTTTTAGCAGAAAACAACATCAACGGAAAATCGGTTGTTCAAGAAGGTACGCTCACTCTTCAGATCGAAGGGGTTTCTGCCCATGCGATGGAGCCGGAGCACGGGAAAAATGCTGGTTTGTATGCAGCGCACTTTTTAGCCACTGTTCCGCTAAACGCAAATGCCCAGTCATTTGTCCAACTACTAGAGCGTTTTTATGGTGATTCGCGTGGAAAAAACATTGGTGTTGCGTATCGTGATGACATTACTGGCGATCTTACAGTGAATGTCGGTATTATGTCATATACGAAAGAAAACGGTGGAACGATTGGGCTCAATTTGCGTATTCCTGTTACAAAGGATGTAGAGGATACGAAGCAGACGATGGAAATGGTAGCTACACAACACGGGTTTTCCATGAATCAGTTTAGTTATTCTAAACCGCACCATGTTGATCAGAACCATCCGCTTATTCAAACATTAAAACGCGTCTATGAAGAACAGATAGGCGAACGCGCCGAGTTGCTTTCAATTGGTGGCGGAACGTATGCCCGTTCCTTACAAGCGGGTGTCGCGTTTGGTCCGCTATTTCCGGGAAGACCGGACGTTGCTCATCAAAAAGACGAATATATTATCATTGACGATTTATTAAAGGCGACTGCGATTTATGCGCAAGCCATTTATGAACTTGCAAAGTGA
- a CDS encoding DeoR family transcriptional regulator: MKPSTHRMLTRIKSVYMFISERGTVTTQELVDEFGITPRTIQRDLNVLAYNDLVCSPSKGKWMVTNKKVRMSS, translated from the coding sequence TTGAAACCTTCTACTCATCGGATGCTAACACGGATTAAGTCTGTTTACATGTTTATCAGCGAAAGAGGCACCGTAACGACTCAAGAGCTCGTTGATGAATTTGGCATCACTCCACGGACGATTCAGCGTGATTTGAACGTGTTAGCATATAATGACTTGGTTTGCAGCCCAAGCAAAGGCAAATGGATGGTAACCAACAAGAAGGTGAGAATGTCCTCTTAA
- a CDS encoding pseudouridine synthase, whose product MRIDKLLANMGFGTRKEVKKLLKSGAVKVDDIIIKDPKTQVNPSEKTVTVWGEEVEYKKFIYLMMNKPPGVISATEDDFEETVVDLLEEEDQRFAPFPVGRLDKDTEGLLLLTNDGQLAHQLLSPKKHVPKTYFAIIEGEVTKADMEAFLRGVVLDDGYETKPSELVILSSGLRSEVEVTITEGKFHQVKRMFQAVGKRVVYLKRIQMGPLSLDPTLALGEYRELTEDEVEQLKQYVPSGAKKGNLS is encoded by the coding sequence TTGCGGATAGATAAACTGTTAGCCAATATGGGGTTTGGGACGAGGAAAGAAGTGAAGAAATTGCTTAAATCAGGAGCAGTGAAAGTGGACGATATCATCATCAAAGACCCGAAAACGCAAGTGAACCCTTCAGAGAAAACGGTGACTGTATGGGGAGAAGAGGTGGAGTATAAAAAATTTATTTATTTAATGATGAATAAACCGCCTGGTGTCATTTCAGCAACGGAAGATGATTTTGAAGAAACGGTCGTTGACTTGTTAGAAGAGGAAGATCAACGATTTGCACCATTTCCCGTCGGACGGCTTGATAAAGATACGGAAGGATTGTTGTTGTTGACCAATGATGGACAGCTTGCCCATCAATTGTTGTCTCCGAAAAAGCACGTACCGAAAACGTATTTTGCTATCATTGAGGGGGAAGTGACAAAAGCAGATATGGAAGCGTTTCTTCGCGGTGTTGTTCTCGATGATGGGTATGAAACAAAGCCATCCGAGCTTGTTATTTTATCATCTGGTCTTCGTTCGGAGGTAGAGGTGACGATTACAGAAGGGAAATTCCATCAAGTGAAACGAATGTTTCAAGCAGTTGGAAAGCGAGTGGTGTATTTGAAGCGCATACAAATGGGACCACTGTCGCTTGATCCCACGCTTGCGTTAGGGGAATATCGGGAATTGACAGAGGACGAAGTAGAGCAGTTAAAACAATACGTACCGTCTGGCGCAAAAAAAGGGAACCTTTCTTGA
- a CDS encoding putative polysaccharide biosynthesis protein translates to MMSSKLLRGTFILTAGVLLSRILGLVYVIPFYPLVGKQGGALYSYGYVPYQIFISLATAGVPLAVSKFVSKYNALGEYRTGYRLFRSGLVLMTMTGLAACAILYMIAPWIAPFVIDEQIKGNSVADVVTVIRAVSFALIIVPVMSLIRGFFQGHESMGPTAASQVVEQLIRIVFLLASCYIVLRVLHGSLVTAVSLATFAAFIGAVGGLAVLVWYWWKRRSYLAQLLTKDRGQLHPPLKDMYKELIMYAAPFVFVGLATPLYQLIDQFTFNRAMTEIGLAKISEEAYSIFNVWAQKLVIIPVTLATSFGLTLIPTITKAYVANDRKSLRKYLNQTFQVVLFLTVPAVVGMAVLAEPVYAAFYSYDSLGGEVLRWYAPTAILFALFSVTAAVLQGINQQRFTVVSLTLGLLVKLLLNTFLITQFATIGAVLATTFGYFVSVTLNLWIIKKYTNYRYKLVIRRTLLIGIFTAVMSVVVTTVLHICEWLVHYNGGRIESIVIVTISAIFGAGVYWAMSERIGLLALLFGERFTFLQRKKKAVS, encoded by the coding sequence ATTATGTCATCAAAATTGTTGCGCGGGACGTTTATATTGACTGCTGGAGTATTGCTATCACGCATTCTCGGGCTTGTGTATGTCATCCCATTTTACCCGCTTGTCGGAAAACAAGGGGGAGCGCTTTATTCGTACGGATATGTGCCGTATCAAATTTTTATAAGCCTTGCGACGGCTGGGGTGCCGCTAGCTGTTTCAAAGTTTGTCTCGAAATATAATGCGTTAGGAGAATATCGCACCGGTTACCGGTTGTTTCGCTCAGGGCTTGTATTAATGACGATGACTGGTCTTGCCGCTTGCGCGATTCTTTATATGATTGCCCCATGGATTGCGCCGTTTGTTATTGATGAACAAATCAAAGGAAACTCGGTGGCTGATGTCGTCACAGTCATTCGTGCTGTAAGTTTTGCACTAATTATTGTGCCGGTGATGAGTTTAATTCGTGGGTTTTTCCAAGGGCATGAATCGATGGGGCCCACGGCGGCGTCACAAGTAGTCGAGCAACTCATTCGTATCGTTTTTTTGCTTGCCAGTTGCTATATTGTCTTACGGGTGCTTCACGGTTCGCTTGTGACAGCAGTTAGTTTGGCAACGTTTGCAGCGTTTATCGGAGCAGTAGGAGGTCTTGCGGTACTAGTTTGGTATTGGTGGAAACGAAGATCGTATTTGGCACAATTGCTTACAAAAGATCGCGGACAGCTTCATCCACCGTTAAAAGACATGTACAAAGAATTAATTATGTATGCGGCACCGTTCGTTTTTGTGGGATTAGCAACACCGCTTTATCAGCTCATTGATCAGTTTACGTTCAATCGAGCGATGACAGAGATTGGTTTAGCGAAAATTTCCGAAGAAGCGTATTCGATTTTTAACGTTTGGGCGCAAAAGCTCGTGATTATCCCTGTGACGCTAGCGACGTCATTTGGGTTGACGCTTATCCCAACAATTACAAAAGCATACGTGGCGAACGACCGAAAATCGCTGCGCAAATATTTAAACCAAACGTTTCAAGTCGTCCTATTTTTAACGGTGCCGGCGGTCGTCGGAATGGCAGTGTTAGCAGAGCCGGTGTATGCCGCGTTTTACAGCTATGATTCGCTCGGAGGAGAAGTGTTGCGTTGGTACGCCCCGACGGCGATTTTATTTGCGCTGTTTTCTGTGACAGCCGCGGTATTGCAAGGAATTAATCAGCAGCGCTTTACAGTTGTTAGTTTAACGCTTGGCTTATTGGTAAAGCTTTTACTTAATACATTCTTAATTACGCAATTTGCAACAATAGGTGCGGTATTGGCAACGACGTTTGGGTATTTCGTATCGGTTACGTTGAATTTATGGATTATAAAAAAATACACTAACTATCGTTATAAACTTGTTATTCGCCGTACGTTGTTAATCGGAATTTTTACGGCGGTTATGTCGGTCGTTGTCACGACTGTACTACACATATGCGAATGGTTGGTCCATTACAATGGAGGACGAATCGAATCGATTGTGATTGTGACTATTAGCGCTATTTTTGGTGCAGGCGTATATTGGGCGATGAGCGAACGAATTGGGTTACTAGCATTATTATTTGGAGAGCGATTCACTTTTTTACAACGAAAAAAGAAGGCGGTATCGTAA
- a CDS encoding BaiN/RdsA family NAD(P)/FAD-dependent oxidoreductase, whose amino-acid sequence MEQVYDVLVIGGGPSGLMAAIAAAEQNARVLLIDKGDKLGRKLAISGGGRCNVTNRLPIEEIIQHIPGNGRFLHSAFSVFNNEDIIRFFERLGVALKEEDHGRMFPVTDDAQSVVRALIHELDRLGVHIRLNSPVADVEYQEGKTVGVTLKTGEFIAATSVVIAVGGKSVPHTGSTGDGYVWAEKAGHTVTELFPTEVPITSHEPFIQARTLQGLSMRDVALSVLNQKGKIVVTHRMDMIFTHFGISGPAALRCSQFVVKELKKAAAVAMSVDALPDENGEILFQRIIHLFKTEPKKAVKNVLKGLLPERYLLFLLEKNEIDPQAPASTLSHEKVRAFVSNCKNFIFYVHGTLPLEKAFVTGGGVSVKEIHPKEMASKLMEGLYFCGEILDIHGYTGGYNITAALVTGRLAGMNAAEYAHRA is encoded by the coding sequence GTGGAGCAAGTGTATGATGTCCTTGTCATTGGTGGCGGACCGTCTGGCTTAATGGCAGCGATTGCCGCCGCTGAACAAAACGCGAGGGTTTTACTCATTGATAAAGGAGACAAGCTTGGTCGCAAGCTTGCAATTTCTGGTGGGGGACGCTGCAATGTAACGAATCGTTTGCCGATTGAAGAAATTATTCAACATATTCCAGGAAACGGTCGTTTTTTACATAGCGCATTTTCCGTGTTTAATAACGAAGACATTATCCGTTTTTTTGAAAGGCTTGGGGTGGCGCTCAAAGAAGAGGACCACGGGCGAATGTTTCCTGTGACAGATGACGCCCAATCAGTCGTTCGGGCGTTAATTCATGAACTTGATCGGCTTGGGGTGCACATTCGCCTTAACAGCCCTGTTGCCGATGTCGAATATCAAGAGGGGAAAACCGTCGGAGTAACGTTAAAAACAGGAGAATTTATTGCTGCAACAAGCGTCGTAATTGCTGTCGGCGGAAAATCCGTCCCCCACACCGGTTCAACTGGTGATGGCTACGTGTGGGCGGAAAAAGCAGGGCATACGGTGACCGAGCTGTTTCCGACCGAAGTGCCCATTACCTCGCATGAGCCGTTTATTCAAGCGCGGACGTTGCAGGGGCTTTCGATGCGGGATGTGGCGTTGAGCGTGCTGAATCAAAAAGGGAAGATCGTCGTCACACATCGCATGGACATGATTTTCACCCATTTTGGCATTTCTGGCCCAGCTGCACTACGTTGCAGTCAATTTGTCGTGAAAGAATTAAAAAAAGCAGCAGCAGTCGCGATGAGCGTTGATGCGCTACCTGACGAAAATGGCGAGATATTATTTCAGCGCATCATCCATCTATTCAAAACAGAGCCAAAGAAAGCGGTGAAAAACGTCTTAAAAGGACTACTCCCGGAGCGTTATTTATTGTTTTTGTTAGAAAAAAATGAAATTGATCCGCAAGCGCCAGCAAGTACGCTTTCGCATGAAAAAGTACGTGCGTTTGTTTCCAACTGCAAAAATTTTATCTTTTATGTCCACGGCACATTGCCACTCGAAAAAGCGTTCGTCACCGGCGGAGGTGTATCGGTGAAGGAAATCCATCCAAAAGAAATGGCATCAAAGCTGATGGAAGGGCTTTATTTTTGTGGAGAAATTTTAGACATCCACGGCTACACAGGCGGATATAACATTACCGCTGCCCTCGTCACGGGTCGTCTTGCTGGAATGAATGCAGCAGAATATGCACACAGAGCCTAG
- a CDS encoding sporulation protein Cse60, which translates to MYKVKVFDEEHEKDLEASVNRFLAGLKEGQLIDIKYDVALMESEGEQIYCFSAMVVYRA; encoded by the coding sequence ATGTACAAAGTGAAAGTGTTCGATGAAGAGCATGAAAAAGATTTAGAAGCATCGGTCAATCGTTTTTTGGCTGGGTTAAAAGAAGGCCAGCTTATCGACATTAAATACGATGTCGCATTAATGGAATCAGAAGGAGAGCAAATCTATTGCTTCTCGGCGATGGTCGTATATCGAGCCTAG
- a CDS encoding rhodanese-like domain-containing protein produces the protein MEEIKEITAEELKQKLERGERLNVVDVREDEEVAQGMIPGAKHIRMGDIPSRLDEFKKDEEYIFVCRSGVRSGNVCYYLQELGYNVCNMIGGMLAWDGEIIPK, from the coding sequence ATGGAAGAGATTAAAGAAATTACAGCTGAAGAGCTTAAACAAAAGCTAGAAAGAGGAGAACGCCTAAATGTAGTAGATGTGCGTGAAGATGAAGAGGTCGCCCAAGGGATGATTCCAGGCGCAAAGCATATTCGGATGGGGGACATCCCGAGCCGTTTGGACGAATTCAAAAAAGATGAAGAATACATTTTTGTTTGTCGTTCTGGCGTACGCAGCGGAAACGTTTGTTACTATTTGCAAGAGCTAGGCTATAACGTATGCAACATGATCGGTGGCATGCTTGCATGGGACGGAGAAATCATCCCAAAATAA
- the leuS gene encoding leucine--tRNA ligase, producing MSFNHREIEKKWQKYWEENKTFKTTEEEGKRKFYALDMFPYPSGAGLHVGHPEGYTATDILARMKRMQGYNVLHPMGWDAFGLPAEQYALDTGNDPAEFTEKNINNFRRQIKSLGFSYDWDREVNTTDPNYYKWTQWIFLKLYEKGLAYMDEVPVNWCPALGTVLANEEVIDGKSERGGHPVIRKPMKQWMLRITAYADRLLEDLEELDWPESIKEMQRNWIGRSEGAHIHFSIDGHDEMFTVFTTRPDTLFGATYAVLAPEHPLVEKITTPEQKEAVEAYLQQIQSKTDLERTDLAKEKTGVFTGAYAINPANGEKLPIWIADYVLMSYGTGAIMAVPAHDERDYEFAKKFNLPIKQVVAGGEVSKEPYTGDGEHINSDFLNGLNKEEATKKMIEWLEKNGKGEKKVSYRLRDWLFSRQRYWGEPIPIIHWEDGTMTPVPEEELPLVLPKTDEIKPSGTGESPLANIEEWVNVVDPKTGKKGRRETNTMPQWAGSCWYYLRYIDPHNSEQLADPEKLKKWLPVDIYIGGAEHAVLHLLYARFWHKFLYDIGVVPTKEPFQKLFNQGMILGENNEKMSKSKGNVVNPDDIIESHGADTLRLYEMFMGPLEASIAWSTKGLDGARRFLDRVWRLFVEENGELNPKIVSEPETDTLERIYHQTVKKVTEDYEAIRFNTAISQLMVFINEAYKAPVLPKAYVEGFVKLLSPVCPHIAEELWEKLGHMNSIAYEAWPAYDEAKLVEDEVEIVVQVNGKVRAKLNVPADASKEQLEQIAMEDEKIKEQIEGKTVRKVIAVPGKLVNIVAN from the coding sequence ATGAGCTTCAATCATCGCGAGATTGAGAAAAAATGGCAGAAATATTGGGAAGAGAATAAAACGTTTAAGACGACCGAAGAGGAAGGGAAGAGAAAATTTTATGCTTTGGATATGTTCCCATATCCGTCTGGCGCTGGTCTTCATGTCGGGCATCCAGAAGGGTATACAGCGACTGATATTTTAGCGCGTATGAAGCGCATGCAAGGATATAATGTCCTTCACCCGATGGGATGGGATGCATTCGGCTTGCCTGCAGAGCAATATGCCCTTGATACCGGGAACGACCCAGCAGAATTTACTGAAAAAAATATTAACAACTTCCGGCGCCAAATTAAATCGTTAGGTTTTTCATACGATTGGGACCGGGAAGTCAACACAACCGATCCAAATTATTACAAATGGACCCAGTGGATTTTCTTAAAACTGTACGAAAAAGGTTTAGCGTATATGGATGAAGTGCCAGTCAACTGGTGCCCGGCGCTAGGGACGGTTTTAGCCAATGAAGAAGTCATTGACGGAAAGAGCGAACGCGGCGGGCATCCAGTGATCCGCAAGCCGATGAAACAATGGATGCTTCGCATTACCGCATATGCTGATCGCCTGCTTGAAGATTTAGAAGAGCTAGACTGGCCAGAAAGCATTAAAGAAATGCAGCGCAACTGGATTGGTCGTTCAGAAGGAGCACACATTCATTTTTCCATTGACGGCCATGATGAAATGTTTACCGTCTTTACCACTCGTCCAGATACGTTATTTGGCGCCACTTACGCTGTGCTTGCTCCTGAACATCCGCTCGTGGAAAAAATTACGACTCCAGAGCAAAAAGAAGCAGTGGAAGCATATTTACAACAAATTCAAAGCAAAACCGACCTTGAGCGCACCGATTTAGCGAAAGAAAAAACAGGGGTATTTACGGGTGCTTATGCAATCAATCCGGCAAACGGTGAGAAATTGCCAATTTGGATTGCTGATTATGTGTTGATGAGCTACGGTACTGGCGCGATTATGGCGGTTCCAGCACACGATGAGCGCGACTATGAATTTGCGAAAAAATTTAATTTGCCTATAAAACAAGTTGTTGCCGGTGGTGAAGTGTCGAAAGAGCCGTATACGGGAGATGGCGAACATATTAACTCTGATTTCTTAAACGGCTTAAATAAAGAAGAAGCGACGAAGAAAATGATCGAATGGTTGGAGAAAAACGGCAAAGGCGAGAAAAAAGTATCGTATCGCCTCCGCGACTGGTTGTTTAGCCGCCAGCGCTATTGGGGTGAGCCCATTCCGATCATCCATTGGGAAGATGGAACGATGACGCCCGTACCGGAAGAAGAATTGCCACTTGTGCTTCCGAAAACGGATGAAATTAAACCGTCCGGAACAGGCGAATCGCCGCTAGCGAACATTGAAGAATGGGTGAACGTTGTGGACCCGAAAACAGGGAAAAAAGGGCGCCGCGAAACGAATACGATGCCACAATGGGCAGGAAGTTGCTGGTATTACTTACGCTATATCGACCCGCACAACAGCGAGCAATTAGCTGATCCAGAAAAATTGAAAAAATGGCTACCAGTGGACATTTACATCGGTGGTGCGGAGCATGCCGTGCTTCACTTATTGTATGCTCGCTTCTGGCATAAATTCTTATATGACATCGGCGTCGTGCCGACGAAAGAGCCGTTCCAAAAATTATTTAACCAAGGGATGATTCTTGGGGAAAACAACGAGAAAATGAGCAAATCAAAAGGGAACGTTGTTAACCCAGACGATATTATTGAAAGCCATGGTGCCGACACATTGCGTCTATATGAAATGTTTATGGGACCACTTGAAGCGTCGATTGCATGGTCGACAAAAGGGTTGGACGGTGCTCGTCGCTTCTTAGATCGCGTTTGGCGCTTGTTTGTTGAAGAAAACGGTGAATTGAATCCAAAAATTGTAAGTGAACCAGAAACAGATACATTAGAACGCATTTATCATCAAACGGTGAAAAAAGTAACTGAGGATTATGAAGCAATTCGTTTTAATACCGCTATTTCGCAGCTTATGGTGTTTATCAATGAAGCGTATAAGGCACCAGTATTGCCAAAAGCGTATGTGGAAGGGTTCGTGAAGCTGTTGTCCCCTGTTTGCCCACATATCGCAGAGGAGTTATGGGAAAAGCTAGGCCACATGAATTCGATTGCGTACGAAGCGTGGCCGGCGTATGATGAAGCGAAGTTAGTTGAGGACGAAGTCGAAATCGTTGTGCAAGTAAACGGCAAAGTGCGGGCGAAATTGAATGTACCGGCAGATGCTTCTAAGGAACAGCTTGAGCAAATCGCGATGGAAGACGAGAAAATTAAAGAACAAATCGAAGGAAAGACCGTACGCAAAGTTATTGCTGTTCCAGGGAAATTGGTAAATATTGTAGCAAATTAA
- a CDS encoding YtzC family protein translates to MATRQSVDEFLQHCEDVIRFAKEQYNEAQRQEHNNDIEYMNAQQMLEQAVNDLAHLALSCNAQQREQLHRMRLQLEQLQNDMILLDH, encoded by the coding sequence ATGGCGACGCGGCAATCAGTAGATGAGTTTTTACAGCATTGTGAAGATGTCATTCGTTTTGCGAAAGAGCAATATAACGAGGCACAGCGGCAAGAACATAACAATGACATAGAATACATGAACGCGCAACAAATGCTTGAGCAGGCAGTAAATGATTTAGCCCATTTGGCGTTAAGTTGCAACGCCCAGCAACGTGAACAGTTACATCGGATGCGCTTACAGCTTGAGCAATTGCAAAACGACATGATTTTATTAGACCATTAA